A genomic window from Glycine max cultivar Williams 82 chromosome 17, Glycine_max_v4.0, whole genome shotgun sequence includes:
- the LOC100798962 gene encoding villin-4 isoform X2, with the protein MSISMRDLDPAFKGAGQKAGLEIWRIENFNPVPIPQSSYGKFFTGDSYVILKTTASKSGALRHDIHYWLGKDTSQDEAGAAAIKTVELDASLGGRAVQYREVQGHETEKFLSYFKPCIIPQEGGAASGFKHVEAEEHKTRLFVCKGKHVVHVKEITFARSSLNHDDIFILDTKSKIFQFNGSNSSIQERAKALEVVQYVKDTYHDGKCEIASIEDGKLMADSESGEFWGCFGGFAPLPRRTVSDDDKPADSHPPKLLCVDKGKAEPIETDSLTKEFLDTNKCYILDCGLEVFAWMGRNTSLDERKSASVAADELIRGTGRPKSHIIRVIEGFETVMFKSKFDSWPQASDAPMSEEGRGKVAALLKRQGLDVKGLVKSEPKQEEPQPHIDCTGHLQVWRVNGQEKILLPATDQSKFYNGDCYIFQYSYPGEDKEEHLIGTWIGKTSVEEERASALSLASKMVESMKFLPSQARIYEGSEPIQFHAILQSCIVFKGGLSDGYKNYIAEKEIPDETYNEDGVALFRIQGTGPDNMQAIQVEPVASSLNSTYCYILHSGPTVFIWSGGLATSDDQELVERMLDLIKPDVQCKPLKEGVESEQFWDLLGGKTEYPSQKITRDAENDPHLFSCNFSEGNLKVKEIHNFSQDDLMTEDIYILDCHSEVFVWVGQQVDSKNRMQALTIGEKFLEHDFLLEALSREAPIYIVKEGSEPPFFTRFFKWESAKSAMLGNSFQRKLAIVKNGGMPLIVKHKRRASATFGGRSSGAPDKSQRSRSMSVSPDRVRVRGRSPAFNALAANFESSNARNLSTPPPMIRKLYPKSVAKDTAQLVPKSSAIAHLTSSFEPFSALENLIPQSQKVTPKSNPETSDKEGSMSSRIESLTIQEDVKEGEAEDDEGLPVYPYERVNTASTDPVEDIDVTKREAYLSSAEFQEKFGTAKNEFYKLPKWKQNKLKMAVQLF; encoded by the exons ACAACTGCTTCAAAAAGTGGTGCTCTTCGTCATGATATCCATTATTGGCTTGGTAAAGACACCAGTCAG GATGAAGCTGGTGCTGCAGCCATCAAGACAGTCGAGTTGGATGCATCTTTAGGAGGACGGGCTGTTCAGTATCGTGAAGTACAAGGTCATGAAACTGAAAAGTTCCTCTCTTATTTCAAACCATGTATCATACCTCAAGAAGGTGGAGCTGCCTCAGGTTTTAAACATGTTGAGGCTGAAGAACATAAGACACGGTTGTTTGTGTGCAAAGGGAAACATGTAGTGCATGTCAAAGAG ATTACTTTCGCTCGATCTTCACTGAACcatgatgatatttttattcTGGATACCAAGTCCAAAATCTTCCAATTTAATGGTTCCAATTCAAGTATTCAAGAAAGGGCTAAAGCATTGGAAGTTGTACAGTATGTCAAGGATACCTACCATGATGGGAAATGTGAGATAGCTTCTATTG AGGATGGAAAGTTGATGGCTGATTCTGAAAGTGGAGAATTCTGGGGTTGCTTTGGGGGCTTTGCTCCTCTTCCACGGAGAACAGTCAGTGATGATGACAAGCCTGCTGATTCTCATCCTCCAAAGCTACTTTG TGTTGACAAGGGGAAGGCAGAACCTATTGAAACCGATTCTTTGACAAAGGAATTTCTGGACACAAACAAATGTTATATTCTAGATTGTGGGTTGGAAGTTTTTGCATGGATGGGAAGAAACACATCTCTTGATGAAAGAAAAAGTGCAAGTGTAGCAGCAGAT GAGTTAATCAGGGGCACTGGTCGACCAAAGTCCCATATAATTCGTGTAATTGAAGGATTTGAAACAGTAATGTTCAAGTCCAAGTTTGATTCTTGGCCTCAGGCAAGTGATGCACCAATGTCTGAAGAAGGTCGTGGCAAGGTAGCag CACTTCTAAAACGTCAAGGATTGGATGTCAAGGGTCTCGTGAAATCTGAGCCCAAACAAGAAGAACCTCAACCCCACATAGATTGCACAGGACATTTGCAG GTTTGGCGTGTGAATGGTCAGGAAAAGATTCTTCTTCCAGCCACTGATCagtcaaaattttataatggaGATTGCTACATCTTTCAATATTCATATCCTGGAGAAGATAAGGAAGAGCATCTTATAGGAACATGGATTGGAAAGACTAGTGTTGAG GAAGAGAGAGCTTCAGCTCTTTCACTAGCAAGCAAGATGGTTGAGTCAATGAAGTTTCTTCCTTCCCAa GCTCGTATCTATGAAGGCAGTGAACCAATTCAATTTCATGCCATCCTGCAAAGCTGTATTGTTTTTAAG GGTGGACTTAGTGATGGATACAAGAATTACATTGCGGAGAAGGAAATTCCAGATGAGACATACAATGAGGATGGTGTTGCATTATTCCGCATCCAGGGCACTGGACCAGACAATATGCAAGCTATACAAGTTGAACCA gttgcttcctccttgaATTCCACTTATTGCTACATACTTCATAGCGGACCCACTGTTTTTATTTGGTCTGGAGGTTTAGCAACTTCAGATGACCAGGAGCTTGTTGAGAGAATGCTGGATTTGATTAAG CCGGATGTACAATGCAAACCACTAAAGGAAGGCGTAGAATCGGAACAGTTTTGGGATTTGTTGGGGGGAAAAACAGAATATCCCAGTCAAAAGATCACGAGGGATGCTGAAAATGATCCTCACTTATTTTCTTGCAACTTCTCAGAAG GAAATTTAAAG GTGAAAGAGATTCACAACTTTTCCCAGGATGATTTGATGACAGAAGATATTTACATCTTGGATTGTCACTCGGAAGTCTTTGTCTGGGTTGGCCAGCAGGTTGACTCAAAGAATAGAATGCAGGCTCTAACAATTGGCGAG AAATTTCTTGAGCATGATTTTCTCCTAGAAGCATTATCTCGTGAAGCTCCAATATATATTGTCAAAGAAGGTAGTGAGCCACCTTTCTTCACTCGCTTCTTTAAATGGGAGTCTGCAAAATCTGCA ATGCTAGGAAACTCATTTCAAAGGAAGCTTGCAATCGTGAAAAATGGGGGTATGCCACTTATCGTT AAACATAAACGAAGAGCATCAGCAACTTTTGGGGGAAGGTCTAGTGGTGCACCAGATAAATCCCAGCGTTCCCGCAGCATGTCTGTCAGTCCTGATCGTGTTCGTGTGAGGGGCAGATCTCCAGCCTTTAATGCACTAGCAGCTAATTTTGAGAGCTCAAATGCTAGGAACCTTTCAACTCCACCTCCAATGATTAGAAAACTGTACCCAAAATCTGTGGCAAAGGATACAGCACAACTGGTACCTAAATCTTCAGCCATAGCTCATCTTACTTCTAGTTTTGAACCATTCTCAGCGCTAGAAAATTTGATTCCTCAGTCACAAAAAG TTACCCCCAAATCAAACCCTGAGACAAGTGACAAGGAGGGTTCTATGAGCAGTAGGATAGAATCTCTTACCATTCAGGAGGATGTGAAAGAGGGAGAAGCTGAAGATGATGAAGGTCTCCCAGTTTACCCATATGAACGTGTAAACACAGCTTCTACAGATCCTGTAGAAGATATTGACGTGACTAAACGAGAG GCTTATCTGTCATCTGCAGAGTTCCAAGAGAAATTTGGGACGGCAAAGAATGAATTTTATAAGTTgccaaaatggaaacaaaacaaACTCAAAATGGCAGTTCAGTTGTTCTGA
- the LOC100801977 gene encoding putative glucose-6-phosphate 1-epimerase-like, protein MSNEKAPSSASSSSYELSKGINGLDKVILRDARGSSAEVYLYGAHVTSWKNDHAEELLFLSSKAIFKPPKPIRGGIPICFPQFSNLGPLDSHGFARNQFWTIDDSPPPFPTSTSNKAFVDLILKPSEDDIKIWPHSFEFRLRVALGPGGDLLMTSRIRNTNIDGKPFSFTFAYHTYFSVSDISEVRVEGLETLDYLDNLQKRERFTEQGDALTFESEFDRIYLSTPTKIAILDHEKKRTIVLRKDGLPDAVVWNPWDKKAKAISDFGDDEYKYMLCVEAAAIEKPITLKPGEEWKGRLELSTVSSSYCSGQLDPKRVIQGS, encoded by the exons ATGAGTAACGAAAAGGCTCCTTCATCAGCTTCTTCGAGTAGCTACGAGTTGAGCAAAGGCATCAATGGCCTCGACAAGGTTATTCTTCGCGACGCACGTGGTAGCTCCGCTGAG GTGTACTTGTACGGTGCTCACGTGACTTCATGGAAGAATGACCATGCCGAGGAATTGCTTTTTCTCAGTAGTAAG GCTATCTTTAAGCCTCCAAAGCCAATTCGTGGAGGGATTCCAATATGTTTTCCTCAA TTTTCAAACCTCGGTCCTCTCGACTCACATGGATTTGCTAGAAACCAATTCTGGACAATTGATGATTCCCCTCCTCCTTTTCCAACAAGTACTTCGAATAAAGCCTTTGTTGATTTGATTCTTAAACCCTCAGAAGACGACATCAAGATTTGGCCTCACAG TTTTGAATTTCGTCTTAGGGTAGCTCTTGGACCTGGAGGAGATCTGTTGATGACATCTCGGATCAGGAACACTAACATTGATGGGAAGCCATTTTCATTCACATTTGCTTATCATACATATTTCTCTGTGTCAGATATAAG TGAAGTGCGGGTTGAAGGATTAGAGACATTGGATTATCTTGACAACTTGCAGAAAAGGGAACGCTTTACTGAACAGGGGGATGCTTTAACATTTGAATCAGAA TTTGACAGGATATATCTCAGCACTCCTACAAAGATTGCAATTCTTGATCATGAGAAAAAGAGAACAATTGTATTGCGTAAAGATGGTCTTCCTGATGCTG TGGTGTGGAATCCTTGGGATAAGAAAGCAAAGGCTATATCTGATTTCGGTGATGATGAGTATAAGTACATGCTTTGTGTAGAGGCTGCTGCTATTGAAAAGCCTATCACTTTGAAACCTGGTGAGGAATGGAAGGGAAGACTAGAACTTTCAACTGTTTCTTCTAGTTATTGTAGTGGACAGCTTGATCCCAAAAGAGTTATTCAAGGAAGCTGA
- the LOC100798962 gene encoding villin-4 isoform X1: MSISMRDLDPAFKGAGQKAGLEIWRIENFNPVPIPQSSYGKFFTGDSYVILKTTASKSGALRHDIHYWLGKDTSQDEAGAAAIKTVELDASLGGRAVQYREVQGHETEKFLSYFKPCIIPQEGGAASGFKHVEAEEHKTRLFVCKGKHVVHVKEITFARSSLNHDDIFILDTKSKIFQFNGSNSSIQERAKALEVVQYVKDTYHDGKCEIASIEDGKLMADSESGEFWGCFGGFAPLPRRTVSDDDKPADSHPPKLLCVDKGKAEPIETDSLTKEFLDTNKCYILDCGLEVFAWMGRNTSLDERKSASVAADELIRGTGRPKSHIIRVIEGFETVMFKSKFDSWPQASDAPMSEEGRGKVAALLKRQGLDVKGLVKSEPKQEEPQPHIDCTGHLQVWRVNGQEKILLPATDQSKFYNGDCYIFQYSYPGEDKEEHLIGTWIGKTSVEEERASALSLASKMVESMKFLPSQARIYEGSEPIQFHAILQSCIVFKGGLSDGYKNYIAEKEIPDETYNEDGVALFRIQGTGPDNMQAIQVEPVASSLNSTYCYILHSGPTVFIWSGGLATSDDQELVERMLDLIKPDVQCKPLKEGVESEQFWDLLGGKTEYPSQKITRDAENDPHLFSCNFSEGNLKVKEIHNFSQDDLMTEDIYILDCHSEVFVWVGQQVDSKNRMQALTIGEKFLEHDFLLEALSREAPIYIVKEGSEPPFFTRFFKWESAKSAMLGNSFQRKLAIVKNGGMPLIVKHKRRASATFGGRSSGAPDKSQRSRSMSVSPDRVRVRGRSPAFNALAANFESSNARNLSTPPPMIRKLYPKSVAKDTAQLVPKSSAIAHLTSSFEPFSALENLIPQSQKANSVTPKSNPETSDKEGSMSSRIESLTIQEDVKEGEAEDDEGLPVYPYERVNTASTDPVEDIDVTKREAYLSSAEFQEKFGTAKNEFYKLPKWKQNKLKMAVQLF, from the exons ACAACTGCTTCAAAAAGTGGTGCTCTTCGTCATGATATCCATTATTGGCTTGGTAAAGACACCAGTCAG GATGAAGCTGGTGCTGCAGCCATCAAGACAGTCGAGTTGGATGCATCTTTAGGAGGACGGGCTGTTCAGTATCGTGAAGTACAAGGTCATGAAACTGAAAAGTTCCTCTCTTATTTCAAACCATGTATCATACCTCAAGAAGGTGGAGCTGCCTCAGGTTTTAAACATGTTGAGGCTGAAGAACATAAGACACGGTTGTTTGTGTGCAAAGGGAAACATGTAGTGCATGTCAAAGAG ATTACTTTCGCTCGATCTTCACTGAACcatgatgatatttttattcTGGATACCAAGTCCAAAATCTTCCAATTTAATGGTTCCAATTCAAGTATTCAAGAAAGGGCTAAAGCATTGGAAGTTGTACAGTATGTCAAGGATACCTACCATGATGGGAAATGTGAGATAGCTTCTATTG AGGATGGAAAGTTGATGGCTGATTCTGAAAGTGGAGAATTCTGGGGTTGCTTTGGGGGCTTTGCTCCTCTTCCACGGAGAACAGTCAGTGATGATGACAAGCCTGCTGATTCTCATCCTCCAAAGCTACTTTG TGTTGACAAGGGGAAGGCAGAACCTATTGAAACCGATTCTTTGACAAAGGAATTTCTGGACACAAACAAATGTTATATTCTAGATTGTGGGTTGGAAGTTTTTGCATGGATGGGAAGAAACACATCTCTTGATGAAAGAAAAAGTGCAAGTGTAGCAGCAGAT GAGTTAATCAGGGGCACTGGTCGACCAAAGTCCCATATAATTCGTGTAATTGAAGGATTTGAAACAGTAATGTTCAAGTCCAAGTTTGATTCTTGGCCTCAGGCAAGTGATGCACCAATGTCTGAAGAAGGTCGTGGCAAGGTAGCag CACTTCTAAAACGTCAAGGATTGGATGTCAAGGGTCTCGTGAAATCTGAGCCCAAACAAGAAGAACCTCAACCCCACATAGATTGCACAGGACATTTGCAG GTTTGGCGTGTGAATGGTCAGGAAAAGATTCTTCTTCCAGCCACTGATCagtcaaaattttataatggaGATTGCTACATCTTTCAATATTCATATCCTGGAGAAGATAAGGAAGAGCATCTTATAGGAACATGGATTGGAAAGACTAGTGTTGAG GAAGAGAGAGCTTCAGCTCTTTCACTAGCAAGCAAGATGGTTGAGTCAATGAAGTTTCTTCCTTCCCAa GCTCGTATCTATGAAGGCAGTGAACCAATTCAATTTCATGCCATCCTGCAAAGCTGTATTGTTTTTAAG GGTGGACTTAGTGATGGATACAAGAATTACATTGCGGAGAAGGAAATTCCAGATGAGACATACAATGAGGATGGTGTTGCATTATTCCGCATCCAGGGCACTGGACCAGACAATATGCAAGCTATACAAGTTGAACCA gttgcttcctccttgaATTCCACTTATTGCTACATACTTCATAGCGGACCCACTGTTTTTATTTGGTCTGGAGGTTTAGCAACTTCAGATGACCAGGAGCTTGTTGAGAGAATGCTGGATTTGATTAAG CCGGATGTACAATGCAAACCACTAAAGGAAGGCGTAGAATCGGAACAGTTTTGGGATTTGTTGGGGGGAAAAACAGAATATCCCAGTCAAAAGATCACGAGGGATGCTGAAAATGATCCTCACTTATTTTCTTGCAACTTCTCAGAAG GAAATTTAAAG GTGAAAGAGATTCACAACTTTTCCCAGGATGATTTGATGACAGAAGATATTTACATCTTGGATTGTCACTCGGAAGTCTTTGTCTGGGTTGGCCAGCAGGTTGACTCAAAGAATAGAATGCAGGCTCTAACAATTGGCGAG AAATTTCTTGAGCATGATTTTCTCCTAGAAGCATTATCTCGTGAAGCTCCAATATATATTGTCAAAGAAGGTAGTGAGCCACCTTTCTTCACTCGCTTCTTTAAATGGGAGTCTGCAAAATCTGCA ATGCTAGGAAACTCATTTCAAAGGAAGCTTGCAATCGTGAAAAATGGGGGTATGCCACTTATCGTT AAACATAAACGAAGAGCATCAGCAACTTTTGGGGGAAGGTCTAGTGGTGCACCAGATAAATCCCAGCGTTCCCGCAGCATGTCTGTCAGTCCTGATCGTGTTCGTGTGAGGGGCAGATCTCCAGCCTTTAATGCACTAGCAGCTAATTTTGAGAGCTCAAATGCTAGGAACCTTTCAACTCCACCTCCAATGATTAGAAAACTGTACCCAAAATCTGTGGCAAAGGATACAGCACAACTGGTACCTAAATCTTCAGCCATAGCTCATCTTACTTCTAGTTTTGAACCATTCTCAGCGCTAGAAAATTTGATTCCTCAGTCACAAAAAG CGAATTCAGTTACCCCCAAATCAAACCCTGAGACAAGTGACAAGGAGGGTTCTATGAGCAGTAGGATAGAATCTCTTACCATTCAGGAGGATGTGAAAGAGGGAGAAGCTGAAGATGATGAAGGTCTCCCAGTTTACCCATATGAACGTGTAAACACAGCTTCTACAGATCCTGTAGAAGATATTGACGTGACTAAACGAGAG GCTTATCTGTCATCTGCAGAGTTCCAAGAGAAATTTGGGACGGCAAAGAATGAATTTTATAAGTTgccaaaatggaaacaaaacaaACTCAAAATGGCAGTTCAGTTGTTCTGA
- the LOC100798962 gene encoding villin-4 isoform X3 yields MSISMRDLDPAFKGAGQKAGLEIWRIENFNPVPIPQSSYGKFFTGDSYVILKTTASKSGALRHDIHYWLGKDTSQDEAGAAAIKTVELDASLGGRAVQYREVQGHETEKFLSYFKPCIIPQEGGAASGFKHVEAEEHKTRLFVCKGKHVVHVKEITFARSSLNHDDIFILDTKSKIFQFNGSNSSIQERAKALEVVQYVKDTYHDGKCEIASIEDGKLMADSESGEFWGCFGGFAPLPRRTVSDDDKPADSHPPKLLCVDKGKAEPIETDSLTKEFLDTNKCYILDCGLEVFAWMGRNTSLDERKSASVAADELIRGTGRPKSHIIRVIEGFETVMFKSKFDSWPQASDAPMSEEGRGKVAALLKRQGLDVKGLVKSEPKQEEPQPHIDCTGHLQVWRVNGQEKILLPATDQSKFYNGDCYIFQYSYPGEDKEEHLIGTWIGKTSVEARIYEGSEPIQFHAILQSCIVFKGGLSDGYKNYIAEKEIPDETYNEDGVALFRIQGTGPDNMQAIQVEPVASSLNSTYCYILHSGPTVFIWSGGLATSDDQELVERMLDLIKPDVQCKPLKEGVESEQFWDLLGGKTEYPSQKITRDAENDPHLFSCNFSEGNLKVKEIHNFSQDDLMTEDIYILDCHSEVFVWVGQQVDSKNRMQALTIGEKFLEHDFLLEALSREAPIYIVKEGSEPPFFTRFFKWESAKSAMLGNSFQRKLAIVKNGGMPLIVKHKRRASATFGGRSSGAPDKSQRSRSMSVSPDRVRVRGRSPAFNALAANFESSNARNLSTPPPMIRKLYPKSVAKDTAQLVPKSSAIAHLTSSFEPFSALENLIPQSQKANSVTPKSNPETSDKEGSMSSRIESLTIQEDVKEGEAEDDEGLPVYPYERVNTASTDPVEDIDVTKREAYLSSAEFQEKFGTAKNEFYKLPKWKQNKLKMAVQLF; encoded by the exons ACAACTGCTTCAAAAAGTGGTGCTCTTCGTCATGATATCCATTATTGGCTTGGTAAAGACACCAGTCAG GATGAAGCTGGTGCTGCAGCCATCAAGACAGTCGAGTTGGATGCATCTTTAGGAGGACGGGCTGTTCAGTATCGTGAAGTACAAGGTCATGAAACTGAAAAGTTCCTCTCTTATTTCAAACCATGTATCATACCTCAAGAAGGTGGAGCTGCCTCAGGTTTTAAACATGTTGAGGCTGAAGAACATAAGACACGGTTGTTTGTGTGCAAAGGGAAACATGTAGTGCATGTCAAAGAG ATTACTTTCGCTCGATCTTCACTGAACcatgatgatatttttattcTGGATACCAAGTCCAAAATCTTCCAATTTAATGGTTCCAATTCAAGTATTCAAGAAAGGGCTAAAGCATTGGAAGTTGTACAGTATGTCAAGGATACCTACCATGATGGGAAATGTGAGATAGCTTCTATTG AGGATGGAAAGTTGATGGCTGATTCTGAAAGTGGAGAATTCTGGGGTTGCTTTGGGGGCTTTGCTCCTCTTCCACGGAGAACAGTCAGTGATGATGACAAGCCTGCTGATTCTCATCCTCCAAAGCTACTTTG TGTTGACAAGGGGAAGGCAGAACCTATTGAAACCGATTCTTTGACAAAGGAATTTCTGGACACAAACAAATGTTATATTCTAGATTGTGGGTTGGAAGTTTTTGCATGGATGGGAAGAAACACATCTCTTGATGAAAGAAAAAGTGCAAGTGTAGCAGCAGAT GAGTTAATCAGGGGCACTGGTCGACCAAAGTCCCATATAATTCGTGTAATTGAAGGATTTGAAACAGTAATGTTCAAGTCCAAGTTTGATTCTTGGCCTCAGGCAAGTGATGCACCAATGTCTGAAGAAGGTCGTGGCAAGGTAGCag CACTTCTAAAACGTCAAGGATTGGATGTCAAGGGTCTCGTGAAATCTGAGCCCAAACAAGAAGAACCTCAACCCCACATAGATTGCACAGGACATTTGCAG GTTTGGCGTGTGAATGGTCAGGAAAAGATTCTTCTTCCAGCCACTGATCagtcaaaattttataatggaGATTGCTACATCTTTCAATATTCATATCCTGGAGAAGATAAGGAAGAGCATCTTATAGGAACATGGATTGGAAAGACTAGTGTTGAG GCTCGTATCTATGAAGGCAGTGAACCAATTCAATTTCATGCCATCCTGCAAAGCTGTATTGTTTTTAAG GGTGGACTTAGTGATGGATACAAGAATTACATTGCGGAGAAGGAAATTCCAGATGAGACATACAATGAGGATGGTGTTGCATTATTCCGCATCCAGGGCACTGGACCAGACAATATGCAAGCTATACAAGTTGAACCA gttgcttcctccttgaATTCCACTTATTGCTACATACTTCATAGCGGACCCACTGTTTTTATTTGGTCTGGAGGTTTAGCAACTTCAGATGACCAGGAGCTTGTTGAGAGAATGCTGGATTTGATTAAG CCGGATGTACAATGCAAACCACTAAAGGAAGGCGTAGAATCGGAACAGTTTTGGGATTTGTTGGGGGGAAAAACAGAATATCCCAGTCAAAAGATCACGAGGGATGCTGAAAATGATCCTCACTTATTTTCTTGCAACTTCTCAGAAG GAAATTTAAAG GTGAAAGAGATTCACAACTTTTCCCAGGATGATTTGATGACAGAAGATATTTACATCTTGGATTGTCACTCGGAAGTCTTTGTCTGGGTTGGCCAGCAGGTTGACTCAAAGAATAGAATGCAGGCTCTAACAATTGGCGAG AAATTTCTTGAGCATGATTTTCTCCTAGAAGCATTATCTCGTGAAGCTCCAATATATATTGTCAAAGAAGGTAGTGAGCCACCTTTCTTCACTCGCTTCTTTAAATGGGAGTCTGCAAAATCTGCA ATGCTAGGAAACTCATTTCAAAGGAAGCTTGCAATCGTGAAAAATGGGGGTATGCCACTTATCGTT AAACATAAACGAAGAGCATCAGCAACTTTTGGGGGAAGGTCTAGTGGTGCACCAGATAAATCCCAGCGTTCCCGCAGCATGTCTGTCAGTCCTGATCGTGTTCGTGTGAGGGGCAGATCTCCAGCCTTTAATGCACTAGCAGCTAATTTTGAGAGCTCAAATGCTAGGAACCTTTCAACTCCACCTCCAATGATTAGAAAACTGTACCCAAAATCTGTGGCAAAGGATACAGCACAACTGGTACCTAAATCTTCAGCCATAGCTCATCTTACTTCTAGTTTTGAACCATTCTCAGCGCTAGAAAATTTGATTCCTCAGTCACAAAAAG CGAATTCAGTTACCCCCAAATCAAACCCTGAGACAAGTGACAAGGAGGGTTCTATGAGCAGTAGGATAGAATCTCTTACCATTCAGGAGGATGTGAAAGAGGGAGAAGCTGAAGATGATGAAGGTCTCCCAGTTTACCCATATGAACGTGTAAACACAGCTTCTACAGATCCTGTAGAAGATATTGACGTGACTAAACGAGAG GCTTATCTGTCATCTGCAGAGTTCCAAGAGAAATTTGGGACGGCAAAGAATGAATTTTATAAGTTgccaaaatggaaacaaaacaaACTCAAAATGGCAGTTCAGTTGTTCTGA
- the LOC100804620 gene encoding peroxidase 16, whose protein sequence is METPKFAFLSLLLLLTSATISSAQLSSGFYKNTCPNVEQLVRSAVAQKFQQTFVTAPATLRLFFHDCFVRGCDASILLANGRPEKDHPDQISLAGDGFDTVIKAKAAVDRDPKCRNKVSCADILALATRDVVNLAGGPFYNVELGRRDGRISTIASVQRHLPHPEFNLDQLNSMFNFNGLSQTDMIALSGAHTIGFSHCNKFSNRIYNFSPRNRIDPTLNLQYAFQLRQMCPLRVDPRIAINMDPVTPQKFDNQYFKNLQQGKGLFTSDQVLFTDARSKATVNLFASNEGAFQKAFVDAVTKLGRVGVKTGNQGEIRFDCTRPN, encoded by the exons ATGGAAACTCCTAAATTTGCATTCTTGTCTTTGCTTCTTCTCCTTACTAGTGCTACTATAAGTTCAGCTCAACTAAGTAGTGGCTTCTACAAGAACACATGCCCCAATGTGGAGCAGTTGGTTCGCTCTGCTGTTGCACAGAAGTTCCAACAGACCTTTGTGACTGCTCCTGCCACTCTTAGACTCTTCTTCCATGATTGCTTTGTGAGG GGTTGTGATGCTTCGATTTTGCTTGCAAATGGTAGGCCAGAGAAGGATCATCCTGATCAAATTTCTCTAGCTGGTGATGGTTTTGACACAGTGATTAAAGCCAAGGCAGCTGTTGATAGAGACCCTAAGTGCCGTAACAAAGTCTCTTGTGCTGACATACTCGCTCTGGCTACTAGGGATGTCGTAAATTTg GCTGGTGGACCATTTTATAATGTTGAATTGGGAAGGCGTGACGGGAGAATATCTACTATTGCCAGTGTTCAACGCCATCTTCCTCACCCTGAATTCAATTTGGATCAGCTCAATTCCATGTTTAACTTTAATGGCCTATCCCAGACAGATATGATTGCATTATCAG GTGCGCATACAATTGGGTTCTCTCACTGCAACAAATTCTCGAATCGAATCTACAACTTCAGCCCCAGAAACAGAATTGACCCAACACTGAATTTACAATATGCTTTTCAACTTAGGCAAATGTGCCCCTTAAGGGTTGATCCTAGAATAGCCATAAACATGGACCCTGTCACGCCTCAAAAGTTTGACAACCAATACTTCAAGAATCTGCAGCAAGGTAAGGGTCTCTTCACTTCTGATCAGGTGCTGTTTACAGATGCAAGGTCAAAGGCCACAGTCAACTTATTTGCATCAAATGAAGGAGCttttcagaaagcttttgtTGATGCTGTTACTAAGTTGGGAAGGGTTGGTGTTAAAACTGGAAATCAAGGTGAAATTAGGTTTGATTGCACCAGGCCCAACTAG